The Bacteroidetes bacterium SB0662_bin_6 genome has a segment encoding these proteins:
- a CDS encoding ABC transporter permease: MDFRFLIARRYLAGRRQVTLISFITGISVAGVALGVAALVVVLSVMNGFYYFVRDMLVSIDPHVRIVGVGKAGVANPDSLAAVALELPGVESASAYVEGKALLAPEEGAEVNKVVIVRGVDPQAYAGVSDVVDRTGFGAFDLERRNGRPGLVAGMSLAYRLALLPSTDSSAGRVALLSAPDIEDMATNFLGIMASPPALFDVRGLFEMEDIYDESHVFIETKEAQRLFRTGDFVSGVELRLADLEQADAVKQMLAARLPAPFEVVTWYDLRKSLYDVMRLEKWAATFVLGLIIVVASCNIVGSLTMIVIEKRRDVGVLRAMGVSRRDIRRIFLLEGVMVGVTGTVSGLVIGLGLALLQQHFGLVPLAGAESFLIDAYPVFIEGGDLLTVSVAAIGLCAAAGLYPAVRAAAIEPAKAVNIEA; this comes from the coding sequence GTGGACTTTCGCTTTCTGATCGCCCGGCGCTACCTTGCAGGCCGCCGGCAGGTCACCCTCATTTCGTTCATCACCGGCATCTCCGTGGCAGGCGTCGCTCTCGGAGTGGCTGCGCTTGTCGTCGTGCTTTCCGTGATGAACGGATTCTACTATTTCGTGCGCGACATGCTGGTTTCGATTGATCCGCATGTGCGGATCGTCGGGGTCGGGAAGGCCGGTGTAGCCAACCCGGACTCGCTGGCTGCGGTGGCGCTTGAACTGCCGGGCGTCGAGTCCGCCTCTGCCTATGTCGAGGGGAAAGCGCTCCTGGCGCCGGAGGAAGGCGCCGAAGTGAACAAGGTGGTTATTGTGCGCGGCGTGGATCCGCAGGCCTATGCCGGCGTGAGCGACGTAGTGGATCGCACAGGTTTCGGCGCGTTCGATCTGGAGCGGCGCAACGGACGTCCCGGACTGGTCGCAGGCATGTCGCTGGCCTACCGGCTCGCCCTCCTGCCCTCCACGGACTCCTCGGCCGGTCGGGTGGCCCTGCTTTCTGCGCCCGATATCGAGGATATGGCGACAAACTTCCTGGGGATCATGGCTTCTCCCCCGGCCCTGTTCGATGTGCGCGGGCTCTTCGAGATGGAGGACATTTATGACGAAAGCCATGTGTTCATCGAAACGAAGGAAGCCCAGCGCCTTTTTCGCACGGGTGATTTCGTAAGCGGGGTCGAACTCCGCCTTGCCGATCTCGAACAAGCCGATGCGGTCAAGCAAATGCTGGCAGCACGCCTGCCCGCGCCCTTCGAGGTCGTCACATGGTACGACCTGCGCAAGTCGCTATACGATGTCATGCGCCTCGAAAAGTGGGCCGCCACCTTTGTACTGGGGCTGATTATCGTGGTGGCTTCGTGCAATATCGTGGGGTCTTTGACCATGATCGTCATCGAAAAGCGCCGCGACGTGGGGGTGTTGCGGGCCATGGGCGTTTCTCGCCGGGATATCCGCCGCATTTTTTTGCTGGAGGGCGTCATGGTGGGGGTAACCGGCACCGTTTCCGGACTGGTTATCGGGCTTGGGCTCGCCTTGCTGCAGCAACATTTCGGACTGGTGCCGCTTGCCGGCGCGGAATCCTTCCTGATCGATGCCTATCCGGTGTTCATAGAGGGCGGGGACCTGCTGACGGTAAGCGTTGCGGCGATCGGGCTTTGTGCGGCGGCGGGCTTGTATCCTGCAGTGCGGGCCGCGGCGATCGAACCGGCGAAAGCCGTGAATATAGAGGCATAG
- the ychF gene encoding redox-regulated ATPase YchF yields MALRCGITGLPNVGKSSLFNVLSGAGARSENYPFCTIEPNVGIAPVPDERLYRLAELSGSDKATPATVEYVDIAGLVAGASKGEGLGNRFLAHIREVDAIVHVARCFEDPDVTHVTGTVDPARDIGIIETELLLKDLESLERRIEKVAKQAKGGDRTLRDELAFVEKVHAYVGDGKAARTFPVQPGDEDRLDALFLLSAKPVLYVANVAEDDLPDGGPHAEAVREIASAEGFSCVVVCAELEAQLASLGDQERAAWLEELGLEAPGMDRFVAAGYELLNLITFFTTGPKETRACTVVRGARAPAAGGVVHSDFEKGFIRAETIRYEDLMRYGSETAAREAGAMRAEGREYVVADGDVILFRFNV; encoded by the coding sequence ATGGCTTTACGCTGCGGCATAACAGGATTGCCCAACGTCGGCAAGTCGTCGCTATTCAATGTGCTCAGCGGCGCAGGAGCGCGCTCGGAAAACTATCCCTTCTGCACCATCGAGCCGAATGTCGGCATCGCCCCCGTACCTGATGAACGGCTTTATCGTTTGGCCGAGCTCTCCGGCTCCGACAAGGCGACGCCCGCCACGGTCGAATACGTGGACATCGCAGGGCTTGTCGCGGGCGCTTCGAAAGGAGAGGGTCTCGGAAACCGGTTTCTGGCGCATATCCGGGAAGTGGATGCGATTGTGCATGTGGCGCGTTGCTTCGAGGATCCCGACGTTACGCATGTCACCGGCACGGTGGACCCGGCCCGCGACATCGGAATCATAGAAACGGAATTGTTGCTGAAGGACCTTGAGTCCCTTGAGCGGCGCATCGAAAAAGTCGCCAAGCAGGCCAAGGGCGGGGACCGGACGCTGCGAGACGAACTGGCTTTTGTCGAGAAGGTGCATGCCTATGTAGGGGACGGCAAGGCGGCGCGTACATTTCCTGTGCAACCCGGGGACGAAGACCGCCTTGATGCGCTTTTCCTTTTGTCTGCGAAACCGGTGCTTTATGTAGCCAACGTGGCCGAGGACGACCTGCCCGATGGGGGCCCCCACGCGGAGGCCGTACGGGAAATCGCCTCCGCGGAAGGATTTTCGTGCGTAGTCGTTTGCGCTGAACTGGAGGCGCAGCTTGCGTCGCTGGGTGATCAAGAGAGAGCGGCCTGGCTGGAGGAACTGGGGCTTGAGGCGCCCGGCATGGACCGGTTCGTAGCGGCAGGCTACGAATTACTGAACCTCATTACGTTTTTTACGACCGGGCCGAAGGAAACGCGGGCCTGTACCGTGGTGCGGGGCGCCCGTGCGCCGGCCGCAGGCGGTGTCGTACATTCGGATTTCGAAAAGGGATTCATTCGCGCGGAAACGATCCGCTACGAGGACTTGATGCGGTACGGCTCGGAAACGGCGGCCCGGGAAGCCGGCGCCATGCGCGCCGAAGGAAGAGAATATGTGGTGGCGGACGGCGACGTGATACTGTTCCGGTTCAATGTGTAG
- a CDS encoding serine/threonine protein phosphatase, giving the protein MGFIAIGDIHGCARTLKALIGKLAPTPEDHLVFVGDYVDRGPDVRSVIDFLLALAEQVPCTFLRGNHEAMMLDALAGKDQYFWIMNGGTQTQDSYRVAGGAVEIPREHIDFLRATKRWFDTPDFFFVHAGLLSNWTVARSMEQGDEHIFLWERGFLHAETLAWEKTVVCGHTPHRIPRNEKQLVLIDTGCAFHEHPGLGRLTAVRLPERTFVSVPYQG; this is encoded by the coding sequence ATGGGTTTTATAGCCATAGGAGATATACACGGGTGCGCCCGCACCCTGAAGGCGCTGATCGGGAAATTGGCCCCGACTCCGGAGGATCATCTTGTTTTCGTGGGGGATTACGTGGACCGCGGACCGGATGTCCGGAGCGTCATCGACTTTCTTCTGGCGCTTGCCGAACAGGTTCCATGCACCTTCCTCAGGGGAAACCACGAGGCGATGATGCTGGATGCTCTTGCAGGAAAGGATCAGTACTTCTGGATTATGAATGGCGGCACGCAAACGCAGGACAGCTACCGGGTTGCCGGCGGCGCCGTCGAAATCCCTCGCGAGCATATAGATTTTTTGCGCGCCACGAAACGCTGGTTCGACACACCGGACTTCTTTTTTGTGCATGCGGGCTTGCTGTCGAACTGGACCGTGGCCCGGAGCATGGAGCAGGGCGACGAACACATTTTTCTTTGGGAGCGAGGATTCCTGCATGCGGAAACCCTGGCCTGGGAAAAAACGGTCGTATGCGGGCACACGCCCCATCGTATTCCCCGTAATGAGAAGCAACTTGTGCTTATCGATACAGGATGCGCCTTCCATGAGCATCCCGGTCTGGGCCGCCTGACCGCGGTCCGATTGCCGGAGCGCACCTTCGTGAGCGTACCGTACCAGGGCTGA
- the nusB gene encoding transcription antitermination factor NusB: protein MSNRREARARVMQALYASEMADGEEAAHFVETIIAPKLRDDTEVLAFAKDLFGWVRSHIARLDEIIGAHSENWELSRIALIDHIALRIAIAEMLAFEDIPPKVSINEAIEIVKRYSTAESGRFINGILDAVLLDLHKQRLLKKSGRGLIGMTSILKRAGADPPAPDAKSDE from the coding sequence ATGAGCAATCGCAGAGAAGCAAGAGCGCGCGTTATGCAGGCGCTCTACGCGAGTGAGATGGCAGACGGTGAAGAGGCTGCCCACTTCGTCGAAACGATCATTGCGCCGAAACTCCGCGACGATACTGAGGTCCTTGCCTTCGCCAAGGACCTTTTCGGATGGGTCCGGAGCCATATCGCCCGCCTCGACGAAATCATCGGAGCGCATTCGGAAAACTGGGAACTGTCACGCATCGCACTGATTGATCACATTGCTCTCCGGATAGCTATCGCCGAGATGCTGGCGTTCGAGGATATTCCTCCGAAGGTGTCGATCAACGAGGCGATAGAAATCGTCAAGAGATACAGTACGGCGGAAAGCGGGCGATTTATCAATGGGATTCTCGATGCGGTGTTGCTCGACCTGCACAAGCAGCGCCTGCTGAAAAAGTCGGGGCGAGGCCTGATCGGAATGACTTCTATTCTGAAGCGCGCCGGCGCAGATCCGCCCGCGCCCGATGCGAAGTCCGACGAGTGA